In Paenibacillus dendritiformis, the DNA window ACGTATGCACGGGCGACATGTCGCAGAAGACGTATAGACAGTACGATATCGAGACGTGGATGCCCGGGCGCGCCGCGTACGGCGAGACCCATTCGGCCTCGAATCTGCTCGACTTCCAGGCGCGGCGGCTGCAGATCCGCTACCGGGACGAGGACGGCGGGCTTCAGTACTGCCATACCCTCAACAACACGGCCGTAGCCAGCCCGCGCATCCTGATTCCGCTGCTGGAGAACCATCAGCAGGCGGACGGTTCGGTGCGGATTCCGGAAGCGCTGCGTCCCTATATGCGCGGAATCGATCGCATCGAATAAGCGCGCAATGCACAGCGGGAACCGCTCAATGGATACGGCTAAGCGCGCAATGCACAGCGGCAGCCCCCGGGAATGGGAGGCTGCCGCTTTTTTTGCTCTGATGTGCTTAGTTGGCTTGTCCTATTGGGGTTGACCCTAGTTTCCGCTCTTGTCCGCTTCCTTGCTCTCGCCGCCGCCTGGAGCCTTGTTAGCGGTTTTGCCGGGTTCTGCTGGTGTTTTTGCTGGCGGTTTTGTCACTCCCTTCAGCGGCTGCCGCATCCTTGCGCTTCTCGCCGGCAATGGCCGTGACCGCGTCCGCAGAGGTTCGCAGCGAGCGCTTCACCTCGAAGGTACCCAACTCGGCCGCCTTGCCGTCCTTGTCGATTTTTCCATATTTGACCGTGTCCTGAACCGGGAACGTATGCTGAAAATAGATCAGCGTCTCCTCCCCTTCCGGCCTGTTCCCGCTCTCCTCCAGATAGGCGCCTGGATTAGCCGTCGTGCGTCCCTGCCATAGCACCTCTGCCAGGCCGTCCTCATTGACGGCGATGTAGCTTTTGACGTCTTTCACCGTAGAGTAGTAGCGCAAAGCCTCTCCTTCGGGAAACTCGATCTTGACTTCGAAGCCTTCCGTCCGGTACGGCAGTTCCCGGTTCGGGAAGACGAAGGGGAGCAGCAAGGCCTCCTTCCGGGCCTCCTCCAGCCCTCCGGTGCGGAGCACCTCATCCCGCCGAACTCGTTCCGGCGTCCGGATAATCGCCGTGCGCTTGCTGTTGTTCCATTCCACTTCGCCGCCCAGCGCCTCGCTCACGAAGCGGAGCGGCACATACGTATGGCCGTCAATGATTTTGACCGGGGCCGCCAACTCCACTTCCTTGCCGTTCACCCAAGCGACCGTCTTATCCGCGATCAGCTTCACGGCATTCGTCTTGCCCTTGGAAAAGACCCATACCGTCTTCGAGGCCGCATCCCATTTGTACGTAATCTCCTGCTCGTTCGAATTGCCGAAGTAACTGTAATCGTCAAAAGCAAACAACGGAACCATGATGTAATTGCGCTCCCATCGCCATTCCGTTAGCTGAAATCCATTCAGGTACACGTTGGCCTTTCCGCCGGCCGCCGTCTTGCCGGCCGCTTCCGCGTTCCCCGGCTCCGCTAACAATCGGAATCCCAAACCGATGACCAGACATAATCCGGCAAGCATCCATTTGCGCATCGCTTCCTGCTCCTCTCGCATTCGATGTAGGTCCTGGTCGTGCTTCTATTAAAGGGATTCGCTATTCATTCCTCCGAACCCTTCTTCCAGATGCTGCAATCGGCGAAGAATTGAGGAAAATGTCGCGAGATCAGGGGGATGACGCATCAGCCGCGAAAAACTGCAAAACTGCAGTATTTCTAGGGGGTGGAAGTAGCGTAGAGAGGGAATCCTGCAAATCTGCATCAATTTTCGGCGGATAATGATGATTCCTTCGTGTAGAGAAGGAAATGATGTACTTTTGCAGGAATTCTGCCGAATTTACGTTGTCACCAGATAAAATCCTGCAGATTTCAGGCTGTTGGAAAACCCCTGTTTTTTGTGAAGGGGTGGAGAAGGTCCATTTTCCTCATCCCAACCTTGGCTCTTAGGGCGTTTTAAATCGGTTTTTTTCTACCGGGAGA includes these proteins:
- a CDS encoding copper amine oxidase N-terminal domain-containing protein; the encoded protein is MRKWMLAGLCLVIGLGFRLLAEPGNAEAAGKTAAGGKANVYLNGFQLTEWRWERNYIMVPLFAFDDYSYFGNSNEQEITYKWDAASKTVWVFSKGKTNAVKLIADKTVAWVNGKEVELAAPVKIIDGHTYVPLRFVSEALGGEVEWNNSKRTAIIRTPERVRRDEVLRTGGLEEARKEALLLPFVFPNRELPYRTEGFEVKIEFPEGEALRYYSTVKDVKSYIAVNEDGLAEVLWQGRTTANPGAYLEESGNRPEGEETLIYFQHTFPVQDTVKYGKIDKDGKAAELGTFEVKRSLRTSADAVTAIAGEKRKDAAAAEGSDKTASKNTSRTRQNR